A window from Ovis canadensis isolate MfBH-ARS-UI-01 breed Bighorn chromosome 4, ARS-UI_OviCan_v2, whole genome shotgun sequence encodes these proteins:
- the KCNH2 gene encoding voltage-gated inwardly rectifying potassium channel KCNH2 isoform X2 yields the protein MFILNFEVVMEKDLVGSPARDTNHRAPPTSWLTPGRAKTFRLKLPALLALTARDSSVRPGSAGGAGAPGAVVVDVDLTPAAPSSESLALDEVTAMDNHVAGRAAEERRALVGPGSGSPPPPPPPPACAPGQHPSPRAHSLNPDASGSSCSLARTRSRESCASVRRASSADDIEAMRTGALPPPPPRHASTGAMHPLRSGLLNSTSDSDLVRYRTISKIPQITLNFVDLKGDPFLASPTSDREIIAPKIKERTHNVTEKVTQVLSLGADVLPEYKLQAPRIHRWTILHYSPFKAVWDWLILLLVIYTAVFTPYSAAFLLKETEEAPLAPDCGYACQPLAVVDLIVDIMFIVDILINFRTTYVNANEEVVSHPGRIAVHYFKGWFLIDMVAAIPFDLLIFGSGSEELIGLLKTARLLRLVRVARKLDRYSEYGAAVLFLLMCTFALIAHWLACIWYAIGNMEQPHMDSRIGWLHNLGDQIGKPYNSSGLGGPSIKDKYVTALYFTFSSLTSVGFGNVSPNTNSEKIFSICVMLIGSLMYASIFGNVSAIIQRLYSGTARYHTQMLRVREFIRFHQIPNPLRQRLEEYFQHAWSYTNGIDMNAVLKGFPECLQADICLHLNRSLLQHCKPFRGATKGCLRALAMKFKTTHAPPGDTLVHAGDLLTALYFISRGSIEILRGDVVVAILGKNDIFGEPLNLYARPGKSNGDVRALTYCDLHKIHRDDLLEVLDMYPEFSDHFWSSLEITFNLRDTNMIPGSPGSAELEGGFNRQRKRKLSFRRRTDKDPEQPGEVSALGPSRAGAGPSGRGRQGGPWGESLSSGPSSPESSEDEGPGRSSSPLRLVPFSSPRPPGEPPGGDPLTEDGEKSSDTCNPLSGAFSGVSNIFSFWGDSRGRQYQELPRCPAPAPSLLNIPLSSPGRRPRGDVETRLDALQRQLNRLETRLSADMATVLQLLQRQMTLVPPAYSAATTPGPGPASTCPLLPAGPIPTLTLDSLSQVSQFMACEELPQDGPARRLSLPGQLGALTSQPLHRHGSDPGS from the exons GCCGCGCCAAGACCTTCCGATTGAAGCTGCCCGCGCTGCTGGCCTTGACTGCCCGGGATTCGTCGGTGCGGCCGGGTAGCGCAGGCGGTGCGGGCGCCCCGGGGGCCGTGGTGGTGGACGTGGACTTGACGCCCGCGGCCCCCAGCAGCGAGTCCCTGGCCCTGGACGAGGTGACGGCCATGGACAACCACGTGGCGGGGAGGGCGGCGGAGGAGCGGCGTGCACTGGTGGGTCCCGGCTCgggctcgccgccgccgccgccgcctccgcccgCCTGCGCGCCAGGCCAGCACCCGTCGCCCCGGGCGCACAGCCTCAACCCTGATGCCTCAGGCTCCAGCTGCAGCCTGGCCCGGACGCGCTCCCGAGAGAGCTGCGCCAGCGTGCGCCGGGCCTCCTCGGCCGACGACATCGAGGCCATGCGCACCGGTGCGCTGCCCCCGCCACCGCCGCGCCATGCCAGCACCG ggGCCATGCACCCCCTGCGCAGCGGCCTGCTCAACTCCACCTCTGATTCAGACCTCGTGCGCTACCGCACCATCAGCAAGATCCCCCAGATCACCCTCAACTTCGTGGATCTCAAGGGTGACCCCTTCCTGGCTTCGCCCACCAGCGACAGGGAGATCATAGCCCCTAAGATAAAGGAGCGGACCCACAACGTCACCGAGAAGGTCACCCAG GTCCTGTCCCTGGGGGCCGATGTGCTGCCGGAGTACAAGCTGCAGGCGCCGCGCATCCACCGCTGGACCATCCTGCACTACAGCCCCTTCAAGGCCGTGTGGGACTGGCTCATCCTGCTCCTGGTCATCTACACGGCGGTCTTCACCCCCTACTCAGCTGCCTTCCTGCTGAAGGAGACCGAGGAGGCGCCCCTGGCCCCCGACTGTGGCTACGCCTGCCAGCCGCTGGCTGTGGTGGACCTCATCGTTGACATCATGTTCATCGTGGACATCCTCATCAACTTCCGCACCACCTACGTCAACGCCAACGAGGAGGTGGTCAGCCACCCCGGCCGCATCGCCGTCCACTACTTCAAGGGCTGGTTCCTCATTGACATGGTGGCCGCCATCCCCTTTGATCTGCTCATCTTTGGCTCTGGCTCCGAGGAG TTGATCGGGCTGCTGAAGACGGCGCGGCTGCTGCGGCTGGTGCGCGTGGCCCGGAAGCTGGACCGCTACTCAGAGTACGGGGCGGCCGTGCTCTTCCTGCTCATGTGCACCTTCGCGCTCATCGCGCACTGGCTGGCCTGCATCTGGTACGCCATAGGCAACATGGAGCAGCCGCACATGGACTCCCGCATCGGCTGGCTGCACAACCTGGGCGATCAGATCGGCAAGCCCTACAACAGCAGCGGCCTGGGTGGCCCCTCCATCAAGGACAAGTACGTCACTGCCCTCTACTTCACCTTCAGCAGCCTCACCAGCGTGGGCTTCGGCAACGTGTCCCCCAACACCAACTCGGAGAAGATCTTTTCCATCTGTGTCATGCTCATCGGCT ccctcatGTATGCCAGTATCTTCGGCAACGTGTCGGCCATCATCCAGCGGCTATACTCGGGCACGGCGCGCTACCACACGCAGATGCTCCGCGTTCGGGAGTTCATCCGCTTCCACCAGATCCCCAACCCGCTGCGCCAGCGCCTTGAGGAGTACTTCCAGCATGCCTGGTCCTACACCAACGGCATCGATATGAATGCG gtgCTGAAGGGCTTCCCCGAGTGCCTGCAGGCCGACATCTGTCTGCACCTGAACCGCTCGCTGCTGCAGCACTGCAAGCCCTTCCGAGGGGCCACCAAGGGCTGCCTGCGGGCCCTGGCCATGAAGTTCAAGACGACGCACGCGCCACCCGGAGACACGCTGGTGCACGCCGGGGACCTGCTCACAGCCCTCTACTTCATCTCCCGGGGCTCCATCGAGATCCTGCGGGGTGACGTGGTCGTGGCCATCCTGG GGAAGAACGACATCTTCGGAGAGCCTCTGAACCTGTACGCGCGCCCTGGGAAGTCCAACGGGGACGTGCGGGCCCTCACCTACTGCGACCTGCACAAGATCCACCGAGACGACCTGCTGGAGGTGCTGGACATGTACCCCGAGTTCTCTGACCACTTCTGGTCCAGCCTGGAGATCACCTTCAACCTGCGGGAT ACCAACATGATCCCCGGCTCTCCGGGTAGCGCGGAGTTGGAGGGCGGCTTCAACCGGCAACGCAAACGCAAGCTGTCCTTCCGCCGGCGCACCGACAAGG ACCCGGAGCAGCCAGGGGAGGTGTCGGCCTTGGGGCCGAGCCGGGCGGGGGCAGGGCCGAGTGGCCGGGGCCGGCAGGGGGGGCCGTGGGGGGAGAGCCTGTCCAGCGGCCCCTCCAGCCCCGAGAGCAGTGAGGATGAGGGCCCAGGCCGCAGCTCCAGCCCCCTCCGCCTGGTGCCCTTCTCCAGCCCCAGGCCCCCCGGAGAGCCGCCGGGTGGGGACCCCCTGACCGAGGATGGCGAGAAGAGCAGTGACACTTGTAACCCACTGTCAG GCGCCTTCTCAGGAGTGTCCAACATCTTCAGCTTCTGGGGGGACAGCCGTGGCCGCCAGTACCAGGAGCTGCCTCGCTGTCCTGCCCCCGCTCCCAGCCTCCTCAACATCCCCCTTTCCAGCCCTGGCCGACGGCCGCGGGGAGACGTGGAGACCAGGCTGGACGCTCTCCAGAGGCAGCTCAATAG GCTGGAGACCCGGCTGAGCGCCGACATGGCCACCGTCCTGCAGCTGCTGCAGAGACAGATGACGCTGGTCCCGCCAGCCTACAGTGCTGCGACCACCCCAGggcccggccccgcctccacgtGCCCCCTGCTGCCCGCaggccccatccccaccctcaccctggACTCGCTTTCTCAG GTTTCCCAGTTCATGGCGTGCGAGGAGCTGCCCCAGGACGGACCCGCTCGACGCCTCTCCCTGCCGGGCCAGCTGGGGGCCCTAACCTCCCAGCCCCTGCACAGACATGGCTCAGACCCAGGAAGTTAG
- the KCNH2 gene encoding voltage-gated inwardly rectifying potassium channel KCNH2 isoform X3 yields MAAPSGKASRTGALQPRAQKGRVRRAVRISSLVAQEVLSLGADVLPEYKLQAPRIHRWTILHYSPFKAVWDWLILLLVIYTAVFTPYSAAFLLKETEEAPLAPDCGYACQPLAVVDLIVDIMFIVDILINFRTTYVNANEEVVSHPGRIAVHYFKGWFLIDMVAAIPFDLLIFGSGSEELIGLLKTARLLRLVRVARKLDRYSEYGAAVLFLLMCTFALIAHWLACIWYAIGNMEQPHMDSRIGWLHNLGDQIGKPYNSSGLGGPSIKDKYVTALYFTFSSLTSVGFGNVSPNTNSEKIFSICVMLIGSLMYASIFGNVSAIIQRLYSGTARYHTQMLRVREFIRFHQIPNPLRQRLEEYFQHAWSYTNGIDMNAVLKGFPECLQADICLHLNRSLLQHCKPFRGATKGCLRALAMKFKTTHAPPGDTLVHAGDLLTALYFISRGSIEILRGDVVVAILGKNDIFGEPLNLYARPGKSNGDVRALTYCDLHKIHRDDLLEVLDMYPEFSDHFWSSLEITFNLRDTNMIPGSPGSAELEGGFNRQRKRKLSFRRRTDKDPEQPGEVSALGPSRAGAGPSGRGRQGGPWGESLSSGPSSPESSEDEGPGRSSSPLRLVPFSSPRPPGEPPGGDPLTEDGEKSSDTCNPLSGAFSGVSNIFSFWGDSRGRQYQELPRCPAPAPSLLNIPLSSPGRRPRGDVETRLDALQRQLNRLETRLSADMATVLQLLQRQMTLVPPAYSAATTPGPGPASTCPLLPAGPIPTLTLDSLSQVSQFMACEELPQDGPARRLSLPGQLGALTSQPLHRHGSDPGS; encoded by the exons ATGGCAGCCCCGTCGGGGAAGGCGAGCAGGACAGGGGCCCTGCAGCCCAGGGCCCAGAAAGGCCGGGTGAGACGGGCCGTGCGCATCTCCAGCCTGGTGGCCCAGGAG GTCCTGTCCCTGGGGGCCGATGTGCTGCCGGAGTACAAGCTGCAGGCGCCGCGCATCCACCGCTGGACCATCCTGCACTACAGCCCCTTCAAGGCCGTGTGGGACTGGCTCATCCTGCTCCTGGTCATCTACACGGCGGTCTTCACCCCCTACTCAGCTGCCTTCCTGCTGAAGGAGACCGAGGAGGCGCCCCTGGCCCCCGACTGTGGCTACGCCTGCCAGCCGCTGGCTGTGGTGGACCTCATCGTTGACATCATGTTCATCGTGGACATCCTCATCAACTTCCGCACCACCTACGTCAACGCCAACGAGGAGGTGGTCAGCCACCCCGGCCGCATCGCCGTCCACTACTTCAAGGGCTGGTTCCTCATTGACATGGTGGCCGCCATCCCCTTTGATCTGCTCATCTTTGGCTCTGGCTCCGAGGAG TTGATCGGGCTGCTGAAGACGGCGCGGCTGCTGCGGCTGGTGCGCGTGGCCCGGAAGCTGGACCGCTACTCAGAGTACGGGGCGGCCGTGCTCTTCCTGCTCATGTGCACCTTCGCGCTCATCGCGCACTGGCTGGCCTGCATCTGGTACGCCATAGGCAACATGGAGCAGCCGCACATGGACTCCCGCATCGGCTGGCTGCACAACCTGGGCGATCAGATCGGCAAGCCCTACAACAGCAGCGGCCTGGGTGGCCCCTCCATCAAGGACAAGTACGTCACTGCCCTCTACTTCACCTTCAGCAGCCTCACCAGCGTGGGCTTCGGCAACGTGTCCCCCAACACCAACTCGGAGAAGATCTTTTCCATCTGTGTCATGCTCATCGGCT ccctcatGTATGCCAGTATCTTCGGCAACGTGTCGGCCATCATCCAGCGGCTATACTCGGGCACGGCGCGCTACCACACGCAGATGCTCCGCGTTCGGGAGTTCATCCGCTTCCACCAGATCCCCAACCCGCTGCGCCAGCGCCTTGAGGAGTACTTCCAGCATGCCTGGTCCTACACCAACGGCATCGATATGAATGCG gtgCTGAAGGGCTTCCCCGAGTGCCTGCAGGCCGACATCTGTCTGCACCTGAACCGCTCGCTGCTGCAGCACTGCAAGCCCTTCCGAGGGGCCACCAAGGGCTGCCTGCGGGCCCTGGCCATGAAGTTCAAGACGACGCACGCGCCACCCGGAGACACGCTGGTGCACGCCGGGGACCTGCTCACAGCCCTCTACTTCATCTCCCGGGGCTCCATCGAGATCCTGCGGGGTGACGTGGTCGTGGCCATCCTGG GGAAGAACGACATCTTCGGAGAGCCTCTGAACCTGTACGCGCGCCCTGGGAAGTCCAACGGGGACGTGCGGGCCCTCACCTACTGCGACCTGCACAAGATCCACCGAGACGACCTGCTGGAGGTGCTGGACATGTACCCCGAGTTCTCTGACCACTTCTGGTCCAGCCTGGAGATCACCTTCAACCTGCGGGAT ACCAACATGATCCCCGGCTCTCCGGGTAGCGCGGAGTTGGAGGGCGGCTTCAACCGGCAACGCAAACGCAAGCTGTCCTTCCGCCGGCGCACCGACAAGG ACCCGGAGCAGCCAGGGGAGGTGTCGGCCTTGGGGCCGAGCCGGGCGGGGGCAGGGCCGAGTGGCCGGGGCCGGCAGGGGGGGCCGTGGGGGGAGAGCCTGTCCAGCGGCCCCTCCAGCCCCGAGAGCAGTGAGGATGAGGGCCCAGGCCGCAGCTCCAGCCCCCTCCGCCTGGTGCCCTTCTCCAGCCCCAGGCCCCCCGGAGAGCCGCCGGGTGGGGACCCCCTGACCGAGGATGGCGAGAAGAGCAGTGACACTTGTAACCCACTGTCAG GCGCCTTCTCAGGAGTGTCCAACATCTTCAGCTTCTGGGGGGACAGCCGTGGCCGCCAGTACCAGGAGCTGCCTCGCTGTCCTGCCCCCGCTCCCAGCCTCCTCAACATCCCCCTTTCCAGCCCTGGCCGACGGCCGCGGGGAGACGTGGAGACCAGGCTGGACGCTCTCCAGAGGCAGCTCAATAG GCTGGAGACCCGGCTGAGCGCCGACATGGCCACCGTCCTGCAGCTGCTGCAGAGACAGATGACGCTGGTCCCGCCAGCCTACAGTGCTGCGACCACCCCAGggcccggccccgcctccacgtGCCCCCTGCTGCCCGCaggccccatccccaccctcaccctggACTCGCTTTCTCAG GTTTCCCAGTTCATGGCGTGCGAGGAGCTGCCCCAGGACGGACCCGCTCGACGCCTCTCCCTGCCGGGCCAGCTGGGGGCCCTAACCTCCCAGCCCCTGCACAGACATGGCTCAGACCCAGGAAGTTAG